One Fuerstiella marisgermanici DNA window includes the following coding sequences:
- a CDS encoding BON domain-containing protein gives MLFRKFAVVAATLAFSLLTPLASAQVGQLNGGGAAAGGGNAATGGGGAAGGGADAGGTTDGPGGVTTTGPGGRASQDGAVAGGNIADTFIGGNNAGGFVGGGIQTQNTSNRQFRAITNTDVPTGGQAQSTGTPRQVRVALRLAFAYPASRGTNLLMGRSRPPIQRVATVRPELRSVAVSVDAQGTAVLTGQAPNTDAARLAANLVRLRPGVRKVDNQILVATP, from the coding sequence ATGCTGTTTCGAAAATTTGCGGTTGTGGCCGCTACACTCGCATTCTCGCTGCTCACACCATTGGCCTCCGCGCAGGTCGGTCAGTTGAACGGTGGCGGAGCGGCCGCTGGCGGCGGAAACGCGGCGACAGGTGGCGGCGGCGCAGCAGGTGGTGGTGCTGACGCAGGCGGCACGACTGACGGTCCCGGCGGAGTGACCACCACCGGCCCCGGTGGCCGAGCGTCTCAGGACGGTGCCGTTGCGGGTGGAAACATCGCAGACACATTCATTGGCGGAAACAACGCGGGCGGCTTTGTTGGCGGCGGCATCCAAACTCAAAATACAAGCAATCGGCAGTTCCGAGCCATCACCAATACCGATGTGCCCACCGGCGGCCAGGCTCAGTCAACGGGAACCCCGCGTCAGGTGCGAGTTGCTCTGCGGTTGGCATTCGCCTATCCGGCGTCCCGAGGCACCAACCTTCTGATGGGCCGCAGTCGTCCACCGATTCAGCGTGTCGCCACCGTGCGGCCAGAGCTGCGTTCCGTCGCCGTTAGCGTGGACGCTCAAGGGACAGCTGTTCTGACCGGCCAGGCTCCGAATACCGACGCCGCTCGCCTGGCCGCCAACCTTGTCCGGCTGCGTCCCGGCGTGCGGAAGGTCGACAACCAAATTCTGGTCGCAACACCGTAG
- a CDS encoding pseudouridine synthase, with amino-acid sequence MSPKKRSQTPSTSTAPGQSRRGKTQTNIGRPAFLSDGEKGTRLQKFLAVAGVDSRRHCEDFIRDGRVTVDGEVVTNPAVSVQPDDQDVRLDGERLRMPRYRYYLLNKPKGVVCTNNDPAGRPRAVDLCPNMDQRLFTVGRLDENTEGLLLVTNDGALAEHLAHPRYEVVRRYRVQVAGIPEKEALAELRDGMYFSDGFFRFQNLRVLKKKGRSTFIEIELQEGKNREIRRLFARVGHKVIHLQRISFGPLRVGQLEIGKCRELRSQELKELYDFIRQAPHSRSVGKPRRKPRDAAKKKFASGGKKSTSEKSPAKETGSRRGAGRYSPVKKGAVKKSAAKKKSVKKRPSAGKKKGGRRGK; translated from the coding sequence ATGTCACCCAAAAAACGCAGCCAGACCCCTTCCACGTCCACCGCTCCTGGTCAGTCGCGCCGCGGCAAGACGCAGACCAACATCGGCCGTCCCGCATTCCTGTCCGATGGCGAAAAGGGGACGCGGCTGCAGAAGTTTCTGGCCGTCGCCGGAGTTGATTCGCGGCGGCACTGCGAAGACTTCATTCGTGACGGCCGAGTCACCGTGGACGGCGAAGTGGTGACCAACCCAGCCGTTTCGGTCCAGCCTGACGACCAGGACGTGCGTCTCGACGGCGAACGATTGCGGATGCCTCGCTATCGCTACTACCTTCTGAACAAACCCAAAGGTGTGGTCTGTACCAACAACGATCCGGCCGGTCGTCCGCGAGCCGTGGATCTTTGCCCTAACATGGACCAGCGACTATTCACCGTCGGTCGCCTGGACGAAAACACCGAAGGCCTGTTGCTGGTAACCAACGACGGCGCTTTGGCCGAACACCTGGCTCACCCCCGCTACGAAGTTGTGCGGCGTTATCGAGTTCAGGTGGCCGGCATTCCAGAAAAAGAAGCGCTGGCCGAACTTCGCGACGGCATGTACTTTTCGGACGGCTTCTTCCGGTTTCAAAACCTGCGAGTACTCAAGAAGAAGGGCCGCAGCACATTCATCGAAATTGAACTGCAGGAAGGCAAGAACCGCGAAATCCGCCGCCTGTTCGCTCGAGTCGGTCATAAGGTGATCCACTTGCAACGAATTTCCTTTGGGCCGCTACGAGTCGGTCAGTTGGAAATCGGCAAGTGCCGCGAATTACGTTCTCAGGAATTAAAGGAACTGTACGACTTCATCCGCCAGGCGCCGCATTCGCGCAGCGTCGGAAAGCCGCGCCGCAAGCCGCGTGACGCAGCGAAGAAGAAGTTTGCCTCCGGCGGGAAGAAGTCGACTTCAGAAAAGTCGCCGGCGAAAGAAACGGGTTCACGTCGCGGAGCAGGCCGATACAGTCCGGTGAAAAAGGGTGCCGTGAAAAAATCGGCGGCGAAGAAGAAGTCGGTCAAGAAACGACCCTCCGCCGGAAAGAAGAAGGGCGGACGTCGCGGGAAGTAG
- a CDS encoding dihydroorotate dehydrogenase electron transfer subunit, producing MSDTTTDCLPGMMFSAKRHVAMVDTVRQMATDTWAVRIRQPELAKQITPGQFFMVRQPTGSDPLLGRPFALYDIYHDDNEAPAGVEFGFVVVGKLTSLMSGWKAGHEVEVWGPLGNGFPVPTAKHVICVAGGIGQTPFLGVVREALGHQQYGAQARALTHKPESVTLCYGVRSKDYLAGLDDFDVPGLQLEVATDDGSYGHHGFVTALLQECLDKQKQDTQVYCCGPEPMMKAVAELCATESVPCLLSLETPMACGFGACFSCVTKVREDDGSWDYRRTCVEGPVFDAERLVL from the coding sequence ATGTCCGACACAACCACCGACTGCCTTCCCGGAATGATGTTTTCAGCTAAGCGGCACGTGGCTATGGTGGATACCGTGCGGCAGATGGCGACCGACACGTGGGCCGTGCGGATTCGGCAGCCGGAGCTCGCTAAGCAGATCACGCCGGGGCAGTTTTTTATGGTGCGGCAGCCGACCGGCAGCGATCCATTGCTGGGCCGTCCGTTCGCTTTGTACGACATCTATCACGATGACAATGAGGCACCAGCCGGTGTGGAATTCGGCTTCGTCGTGGTCGGCAAGCTGACATCGTTAATGAGCGGTTGGAAGGCGGGCCACGAAGTGGAAGTCTGGGGGCCGCTGGGGAACGGGTTTCCCGTGCCCACCGCGAAGCACGTGATTTGCGTGGCGGGCGGCATCGGACAGACACCGTTTCTGGGCGTCGTGCGAGAAGCTTTGGGGCACCAGCAGTACGGAGCACAGGCTCGGGCGTTAACTCACAAACCAGAATCCGTCACGTTGTGCTACGGTGTTCGATCGAAAGACTACCTGGCCGGGTTGGACGACTTCGACGTGCCCGGTTTGCAGCTTGAGGTTGCCACTGACGACGGCAGCTACGGGCATCACGGATTCGTGACGGCGCTGCTGCAGGAGTGCCTGGACAAACAGAAGCAGGATACTCAGGTGTACTGCTGCGGTCCGGAACCCATGATGAAGGCCGTCGCCGAATTGTGTGCCACGGAATCCGTGCCGTGCTTGTTGTCGCTGGAAACACCAATGGCCTGCGGCTTTGGAGCCTGCTTTAGCTGTGTGACGAAGGTCCGCGAAGACGACGGTTCATGGGACTATCGTCGCACCTGCGTGGAAGGCCCCGTCTTCGATGCCGAGCGGCTGGTTTTGTAG
- the panD gene encoding aspartate 1-decarboxylase → MKRTLLKSKIHRATVTEADLNYEGSITVDSKLMEAADIVEFERVEVYDITNGNRIATYAIPGEAGSGVICLNGAAARLFEVGDLVIICTYADYSEEERAEHVPNVVQVNSKNKLQKKLRK, encoded by the coding sequence ATGAAACGTACGTTGCTGAAATCCAAGATCCATCGCGCCACGGTGACGGAAGCTGACCTCAATTACGAAGGCAGCATCACCGTCGACAGCAAGCTGATGGAAGCTGCCGACATCGTCGAATTCGAACGTGTCGAAGTCTATGACATCACGAATGGTAACCGCATCGCCACGTACGCGATTCCGGGCGAAGCGGGTTCCGGCGTCATCTGTCTGAACGGCGCTGCAGCACGGCTGTTTGAAGTCGGCGACCTTGTGATTATCTGTACTTATGCAGATTACTCAGAAGAAGAACGCGCCGAACACGTGCCGAATGTGGTGCAGGTGAATTCAAAAAACAAGCTGCAGAAAAAACTCCGCAAGTAG
- the pheT gene encoding phenylalanine--tRNA ligase subunit beta codes for MIVSKNWLAEYVELDMSVEDLTDRLTMSGLNLEEFNPVGDDVAIDLEVTSNRPDCLGHLGVAREVSVLFKKTLKSPEPAPVAASEKSADAAAVQIDCPDLCHEYHARVVNGVKIGPSPDWLKDRLLAAGINSVNNVVDVTNYVMLECGQPLHAFDFEKLQGGQIVVRRASKGEKITAIDQKEYELADDMCVIADAKRPVAVAGVMGGLDTEISDSTTSVLVETASFEPVSVRATARALKLHSPSSFRFERRVNRHNIDWASRRCCELIVQVAGGTTLDGSVVAGSSPSDSEPVMLRFAQVKRILGIDIPAAECVSILKDLGLNCVEESADTATFTAPSWRLDLTRECDLIEEVARIHGYDQIPDTTPLPVVATSKSRREEVGDAIRTLLPGCGFFESLTLSFVSEDQRQLFKPRSEIAAVAVNHSSRSHENQMRQSLVPCLLQCRRQNERHGTANAKLFEIAKVYLSAGEGKPEHEAEPMMLGLVAGSDFLEVKGIVESIVNRVAPLAELSAEPTDLAEFGQGRGATLKLNGRLFGWVGELDRSLTDTVGLHDAATVAEVNVSLLEELFEPNRMYAPLPIFPTVSRDLNLVLAESVTWAELSEVVRSAGGSLLQDVSFSGQYRGKGIDADKKSYLVSCRFLAADRTLTAEEVEAAVQDILAACKEKLEATLR; via the coding sequence ATGATTGTCAGCAAAAACTGGCTCGCCGAATACGTTGAACTGGACATGTCCGTCGAAGATCTGACGGATCGCCTCACCATGTCCGGGCTGAATCTGGAAGAATTCAACCCCGTCGGCGACGACGTGGCGATTGACCTGGAAGTCACCAGCAATCGACCAGATTGCCTCGGCCATCTGGGAGTCGCGCGTGAGGTTTCGGTGTTGTTTAAAAAGACACTGAAATCGCCGGAACCTGCTCCGGTCGCCGCGAGCGAGAAATCGGCTGACGCGGCCGCCGTGCAAATCGACTGCCCCGACCTGTGTCACGAATATCACGCACGGGTTGTTAATGGTGTGAAAATTGGCCCCAGCCCCGACTGGTTGAAAGATCGGCTGCTGGCGGCCGGAATCAATTCCGTCAACAACGTTGTCGACGTCACGAACTACGTGATGCTGGAATGCGGTCAGCCATTGCACGCCTTCGACTTTGAAAAACTGCAGGGCGGTCAGATCGTCGTTCGCCGAGCGAGCAAGGGCGAAAAGATCACGGCCATCGACCAGAAGGAATACGAACTGGCAGACGACATGTGCGTGATCGCGGACGCAAAGCGGCCGGTTGCGGTTGCCGGAGTGATGGGCGGTCTGGATACGGAAATTTCCGACAGTACGACCAGCGTGCTGGTGGAAACGGCATCTTTCGAACCCGTTTCGGTCCGCGCCACGGCGCGAGCCCTCAAGCTGCACAGTCCGTCGTCGTTTCGCTTCGAACGTCGAGTCAACCGGCATAACATCGACTGGGCTTCCCGGCGTTGCTGCGAACTGATTGTGCAGGTGGCGGGCGGCACGACGCTGGACGGTTCCGTGGTGGCTGGCAGCAGCCCGAGCGATTCTGAGCCGGTGATGCTGCGGTTCGCTCAGGTCAAACGCATCCTCGGCATCGACATTCCTGCTGCCGAGTGTGTAAGCATTCTCAAAGATCTGGGCCTGAACTGCGTCGAAGAATCGGCAGACACGGCCACGTTTACGGCTCCGTCGTGGCGATTGGATCTCACCAGGGAATGCGACTTAATCGAAGAGGTCGCTCGCATTCATGGCTACGATCAGATTCCCGACACAACTCCGCTGCCGGTTGTCGCAACATCAAAAAGCCGTCGTGAAGAAGTGGGGGACGCTATTCGAACTCTGTTGCCAGGCTGCGGCTTTTTCGAATCGCTGACTCTGTCATTCGTCAGCGAAGACCAACGCCAGTTGTTCAAACCTCGCAGCGAAATCGCGGCCGTGGCGGTGAACCATTCGTCGCGCAGTCACGAAAACCAGATGCGACAAAGTCTGGTGCCCTGCCTGTTGCAGTGTCGACGCCAGAACGAACGGCATGGAACGGCGAACGCCAAACTGTTTGAGATCGCCAAAGTCTATCTGTCAGCCGGTGAAGGAAAACCGGAACACGAAGCCGAACCGATGATGCTGGGCCTTGTGGCAGGAAGCGATTTTCTTGAGGTGAAAGGCATCGTCGAATCGATTGTGAACCGTGTCGCGCCTCTTGCTGAGCTGTCTGCCGAACCAACCGACCTGGCGGAATTCGGACAGGGCCGTGGCGCGACTCTGAAACTAAACGGGCGACTGTTTGGCTGGGTGGGCGAGCTGGATCGTTCGCTGACGGATACCGTCGGCCTGCATGACGCGGCGACCGTGGCCGAAGTAAACGTCAGCCTGCTGGAAGAGCTGTTCGAGCCGAACCGGATGTATGCTCCGCTGCCAATTTTTCCTACCGTTTCCCGCGATTTGAATCTCGTGCTGGCCGAATCGGTCACATGGGCTGAGTTGTCCGAAGTCGTCCGGTCAGCCGGTGGAAGTCTGCTGCAGGACGTGTCTTTCAGCGGTCAGTATCGCGGCAAAGGCATCGACGCGGATAAGAAGTCGTACCTGGTTTCCTGCCGTTTTCTGGCCGCCGACCGGACTCTCACGGCTGAGGAAGTTGAGGCCGCAGTCCAGGACATTTTGGCCGCGTGCAAAGAAAAGCTTGAAGCGACGCTGCGGTGA
- a CDS encoding PIN domain-containing protein, with amino-acid sequence MNAIDTNLLVYTVDFGEPEKQEQASDLLTRLVSEADTVLLWQVTAEYLSCLRRFAATGRFPATDIAPEIEEWLRVFPLVSPSRNAIATALSLYARYSLSHWDNMLLAACIDAGVDTLYSEDLDAGMAYGSLTVVNPFA; translated from the coding sequence ATGAACGCAATTGATACGAATTTATTGGTGTACACAGTTGATTTCGGGGAACCTGAGAAGCAGGAACAGGCATCTGATCTGCTCACGCGACTGGTGTCTGAAGCTGACACCGTGTTGCTTTGGCAGGTGACGGCGGAATATTTGAGCTGCCTGCGAAGATTCGCGGCGACGGGACGATTTCCTGCGACGGATATCGCACCGGAAATAGAAGAATGGCTGCGAGTGTTTCCTCTGGTATCGCCGTCTCGGAATGCTATTGCGACCGCCCTGTCACTCTACGCCCGATACAGCCTCTCTCATTGGGACAACATGTTGTTGGCGGCGTGCATCGACGCTGGCGTGGATACGCTTTATTCTGAAGACCTCGACGCCGGGATGGCGTACGGGTCCTTGACGGTCGTGAATCCGTTCGCCTGA
- a CDS encoding RNA polymerase sigma factor, which yields MDEIDHKSLFLKWLDEHGSAVIKVARAYTLTSDDCQDLAQEILLQAWKSLPSFEQKATAATWFYRVALHTAMNWQRKDKPRRSGQKPLLEVHTLASDGTDSAEQAQHKDTVERLYEAIHQLPEGDAALVLLYLDELSYREMSEVLGISESNVGVKLNRAKKSLSALMNGRD from the coding sequence TTGGATGAAATCGACCACAAGTCGCTGTTCCTGAAATGGCTGGACGAGCATGGCTCGGCCGTCATCAAGGTGGCGCGTGCGTACACGCTCACCAGCGATGACTGTCAGGACTTGGCTCAGGAAATTCTGCTGCAGGCGTGGAAGTCGTTGCCCAGCTTCGAGCAAAAAGCGACAGCGGCCACGTGGTTTTATCGCGTCGCTCTGCACACGGCGATGAACTGGCAACGTAAGGACAAACCTCGCCGATCCGGACAAAAGCCGTTGTTGGAAGTCCACACTCTGGCAAGCGACGGAACCGACAGCGCCGAACAGGCTCAGCACAAAGACACGGTCGAACGGCTGTACGAAGCCATTCATCAGTTGCCGGAAGGCGACGCCGCGCTGGTGCTGCTGTACCTGGACGAACTCAGCTATCGCGAAATGTCGGAAGTGCTGGGCATTTCGGAAAGCAATGTGGGAGTGAAGCTGAATCGAGCGAAGAAGTCGTTGAGTGCACTGATGAATGGCCGGGACTAA
- a CDS encoding serine hydrolase domain-containing protein, translating to MAPDEFQKAWQAHLSQTRVTVDADLLRKEVQLEQHNFRATILGRDFTEIGLALVMIPCWVVMGIMWSLPWTWYLSIPVLIWMAGFMLVYRKRHAQPPSQPDDSLVDCVQRSLKEQEDQIWLLRNVLWWYLLPPGIAVCAFFAQVSWQLQDAGWLLALIFFVGLFMFVVVLYAFIYYLNQRAVRMQLEPKRDALQTLLTSLTDESANSDSEGVQTVTVSVASLAETQAPLPPVKFLKTRLAIGLIGFVAIMGAMIGGVLFFVDADSPGFRHGFNAERQARRSPFEAVRWQNSLPEVRLDNEWFKLVSLNDIPAEEIVSFSRRTYEDQYRKRFEEDLVEILKGMKNPPGDTVTLELQSLTSSKTEVRKDVPMTYENRQAIRDAAADQPRSQSRRERVSQPPVSIDDAKQFRERVDTFLQRARIETGFAGVVLVARAGEPVYEGTFGYSHLESKTPNSLDTPFRIAGLSQTFTAAAIFALEADGELSIDDPVFKYLPEFEAEPYRAITIYHLLTHSSGLPYLPGGAWFKMRTKPTPLEDYVRLAVKHPLSFDTGTRAYHSRIGYHVLSAIIEKVSGDDYAHFMQERLFTPLGLQQTGVAQISQPPSEAKVAETTSFSVVAQGEPTPYFVGTLRHYGIGYGSSGIYSSANDLLKWNRVLAGDDFFSAEQTTRLFRPFKRNYACGWIIETLKDDRFLQTNIGKFAGHTCRMMRVPEDDLVIIALGNVDTSDEIEAMLEQLFRLCRSLSYEE from the coding sequence ATGGCCCCTGATGAATTTCAAAAAGCATGGCAGGCACATCTGTCGCAAACTCGCGTGACCGTCGACGCCGATTTGCTACGGAAAGAAGTGCAGCTTGAACAACACAACTTCCGAGCAACGATCCTCGGTCGGGACTTCACCGAGATCGGCCTCGCACTGGTGATGATTCCGTGCTGGGTTGTGATGGGAATCATGTGGTCGTTGCCATGGACCTGGTATTTATCGATCCCGGTGCTGATCTGGATGGCCGGTTTTATGTTGGTCTATCGAAAGCGACACGCGCAGCCGCCCAGTCAGCCGGATGATTCGTTGGTGGACTGCGTGCAGCGTTCGCTGAAGGAACAGGAAGACCAAATTTGGTTGTTGCGAAATGTTCTCTGGTGGTATCTGCTTCCGCCCGGGATTGCCGTTTGCGCTTTTTTTGCTCAGGTCTCATGGCAGTTGCAGGATGCCGGCTGGTTGCTGGCACTGATCTTCTTCGTTGGGTTATTCATGTTTGTAGTCGTGCTCTACGCATTCATCTATTACCTAAATCAACGTGCGGTCCGAATGCAGCTTGAACCCAAACGCGATGCGCTGCAGACGTTGCTCACGAGTCTCACCGATGAATCGGCTAATAGTGATAGTGAAGGAGTCCAAACGGTAACAGTGTCCGTGGCGTCTTTGGCAGAAACCCAAGCTCCATTACCGCCGGTAAAGTTTCTCAAGACAAGACTGGCGATCGGGTTGATCGGATTCGTCGCGATCATGGGTGCTATGATCGGAGGAGTCTTGTTTTTCGTCGACGCAGATTCGCCTGGTTTCAGACATGGCTTCAACGCGGAACGACAGGCAAGACGATCACCGTTCGAAGCCGTGCGGTGGCAGAATTCTTTGCCGGAAGTCAGGCTGGATAATGAGTGGTTCAAGCTGGTATCACTGAACGACATACCGGCTGAGGAAATCGTGTCCTTCAGTCGGCGCACCTACGAAGACCAGTACCGCAAACGATTCGAAGAAGACCTTGTTGAGATTTTGAAGGGCATGAAGAACCCGCCCGGTGACACGGTCACGCTTGAGTTACAGTCGTTGACCTCGTCGAAAACGGAAGTCCGAAAAGACGTGCCGATGACGTACGAGAATCGACAAGCGATACGGGATGCGGCCGCAGATCAACCGAGGTCGCAGTCGCGGCGTGAACGAGTGTCACAACCACCAGTGTCGATCGACGACGCTAAGCAATTTCGCGAACGAGTCGACACCTTTCTGCAACGAGCGCGAATCGAGACCGGGTTCGCGGGCGTGGTGCTGGTGGCTCGCGCAGGCGAACCAGTGTATGAAGGTACCTTCGGCTATTCGCATCTGGAATCGAAGACTCCGAATTCGTTGGACACGCCGTTTCGCATCGCTGGCCTGTCGCAGACGTTCACCGCAGCCGCGATCTTCGCCCTCGAAGCCGATGGCGAACTAAGTATCGATGATCCCGTCTTCAAGTATCTGCCGGAATTCGAAGCAGAGCCGTACCGCGCGATCACGATTTATCACCTGCTGACGCATTCATCAGGACTGCCGTATCTGCCCGGCGGTGCCTGGTTCAAAATGCGGACAAAGCCAACGCCATTGGAAGACTATGTGCGGCTGGCTGTCAAACACCCACTCTCGTTCGACACGGGCACGCGAGCCTACCATTCCAGGATCGGCTATCACGTCCTGTCGGCGATCATTGAAAAAGTCTCCGGAGACGACTACGCCCACTTCATGCAGGAACGGTTGTTTACACCGTTGGGCCTGCAACAGACCGGGGTCGCTCAGATTTCACAACCGCCGAGCGAAGCCAAAGTCGCTGAGACTACCAGCTTCAGCGTGGTCGCTCAGGGCGAGCCGACGCCGTATTTCGTGGGCACCCTTCGACACTACGGCATCGGCTACGGCAGCTCAGGCATCTATTCCAGCGCGAACGACCTGCTGAAGTGGAACCGAGTCCTCGCTGGTGACGACTTCTTCTCCGCCGAACAAACGACGCGCCTGTTTCGTCCGTTCAAAAGAAACTATGCCTGCGGCTGGATCATTGAAACATTGAAGGACGATCGGTTTCTTCAAACAAACATCGGCAAGTTCGCCGGGCACACCTGCCGCATGATGCGAGTCCCGGAAGACGATCTGGTGATCATCGCCCTGGGCAACGTGGACACGTCCGACGAAATCGAAGCCATGCTGGAACAACTGTTTCGCCTGTGTCGGTCACTGTCGTATGAGGAGTAG